The Persephonella sp. IF05-L8 genome contains a region encoding:
- the cas5b gene encoding type I-B CRISPR-associated protein Cas5b, with protein sequence MKLLKIKGYQVFANYRKPMSFNYWDTYPLPPLSTVRGWFHTVVEATEYIPIAMSIQGRFDGVVQDLQTLIKFDRKRNKEGEIVLEGFNKAFSKSPTYVANVYGINLTIYLKAEEEYLQKFKENLFKLEYPSLGRKEDLIRIDYIDLVEPILQDFSEDEHIIDYGIYLNKSTADQLGIRGINYRMNFKYNKELLEKTGLRYFEKKDVAYIDDALIEDGELLFDEEEERLIDLVGDV encoded by the coding sequence ATGAAACTGCTTAAAATAAAAGGCTATCAGGTTTTTGCCAATTATAGAAAGCCTATGAGCTTTAATTACTGGGATACTTATCCTTTGCCACCGTTGTCAACTGTTAGAGGCTGGTTTCATACAGTTGTAGAAGCAACGGAGTATATTCCTATTGCTATGAGCATACAGGGAAGGTTTGATGGAGTAGTTCAGGACTTACAAACTCTTATAAAATTTGATAGAAAAAGGAATAAAGAGGGAGAAATAGTTTTAGAAGGATTTAATAAAGCATTTTCAAAGTCTCCAACCTATGTGGCAAATGTTTATGGAATAAATCTAACTATATATCTAAAAGCGGAAGAAGAATATCTACAAAAATTCAAGGAAAATCTTTTTAAACTGGAATACCCTTCGTTAGGGAGAAAAGAAGACTTGATTAGAATTGACTATATAGATCTTGTTGAACCTATTTTACAGGATTTTTCAGAAGACGAACATATAATTGATTATGGAATATATCTTAATAAATCAACAGCAGACCAGTTAGGAATAAGGGGCATTAACTACCGTATGAACTTTAAATATAACAAGGAACTCCTTGAAAAAACTGGTCTGAGGTATTTTGAAAAAAAAGATGTAGCCTATATCGATGATGCTTTGATAGAAGATGGAGAATTGTTATTTGATGAAGAAGAAGAAAGATTAATTGATTTAGTTGGGGATGTTTAA
- a CDS encoding CRISPR-associated helicase/endonuclease Cas3: MTGINKFFAKVYYENHKTYPETLENHTLNLLNELERLKKLYKIDFEKLGINEDFWNALKLACLFHDLGKISSHFQAKIKRILGENYKIPSGLDREIPHNYLSGIFLYVPEVKKSIDKNFFQYILYSVLFHHYRNLDFSKEYYQKIIEEDLNKNINAIEWLKEFRINIEELPVKKSQVVYKKIEKFYYNQNDISELKKDKIFILLKGLLHRIDHSASAHLPVEIERIENPEEKLLEYLSQKSEFKGLKPFQQKASELRDKNVLLTASTGIGKTEFAINWIGKDKAFYTLPVRVSVNAMYERFNKIFDKKVGLLHSDALFYGLKNSEKVEDLLSIEEHISRTEATRQYSMPITITTADQIFTSVFKYPGYEKIYATLMYSKIVLDEPQSYSPDTLAVIIKGLQEISKYGGKFCFMSATIHPFVIEQLKEYDIEVLEPVFNKEKKHKIRLEDKPLEELQEQIINEYQKGKKVLVITNTVKKSQELFGQLKGKDLNVKLLHSLFIQKDRQKKEEEIKNPKEPVIWISTQLVEASLDIDYDILFTEVATLDALVQRMGRVFRKTGRTIKETDEPNIIIATQEPSDKGKIYNPDIRQFTINSLESFDGKILKDENKQELMEEVYDTEKIKTTKFYEKFQKNMELLNLGFEAENKSEAQKLFRDILNINVIPEKIYQENLEDIERAVETALDKSKSYPEKLQAFYKLNQYTLSLPLFRIKDNLPTQITPNKFRNKIFTIDFDYDEEIGLIIENKKIAKFL; encoded by the coding sequence GTGACAGGAATCAATAAATTTTTCGCAAAAGTTTATTATGAAAATCATAAAACATATCCAGAAACCTTAGAAAATCACACTTTAAATCTTTTAAATGAGTTAGAGAGATTAAAGAAACTTTATAAGATAGACTTTGAGAAACTTGGGATAAATGAAGATTTTTGGAATGCCTTAAAATTAGCCTGTTTGTTTCATGATTTAGGTAAAATCTCTTCACATTTTCAGGCAAAAATAAAAAGGATTTTAGGGGAAAATTATAAAATTCCTTCAGGATTAGACAGGGAAATTCCACATAACTATCTTTCAGGAATTTTTCTTTATGTTCCAGAAGTAAAAAAATCCATAGATAAAAATTTTTTCCAATACATTTTGTATTCAGTTTTGTTTCACCATTACAGAAATTTAGATTTTTCAAAAGAATATTATCAAAAGATTATAGAAGAAGATTTAAACAAGAATATCAATGCTATCGAATGGCTTAAAGAATTTAGGATAAACATAGAAGAATTACCAGTAAAAAAGTCGCAGGTCGTTTATAAAAAAATTGAAAAGTTTTATTACAATCAGAACGATATTTCAGAATTAAAAAAAGACAAAATTTTTATTCTTTTAAAAGGTCTGCTTCACAGAATAGACCATTCAGCTTCTGCACATTTACCAGTAGAAATAGAAAGAATAGAAAATCCAGAAGAAAAATTGTTGGAGTATTTATCTCAAAAATCAGAGTTTAAAGGGCTTAAACCTTTTCAGCAAAAGGCAAGTGAATTAAGAGACAAAAATGTTTTACTCACAGCTTCAACGGGAATTGGAAAAACAGAATTTGCAATTAACTGGATAGGAAAAGACAAAGCTTTTTATACTCTTCCAGTTCGAGTATCTGTAAATGCAATGTATGAAAGATTTAACAAAATTTTTGATAAAAAGGTGGGATTGCTTCATAGTGATGCATTATTTTATGGATTAAAAAATTCTGAAAAAGTGGAAGACCTACTTTCCATAGAAGAGCATATATCACGGACAGAAGCTACCCGCCAATACTCAATGCCAATAACAATAACAACAGCTGACCAGATATTCACTTCTGTATTTAAATACCCAGGATATGAAAAAATCTATGCAACTTTAATGTATTCAAAAATAGTTTTAGATGAACCACAAAGCTATTCACCAGACACTTTAGCAGTAATAATAAAAGGACTTCAAGAAATATCTAAATATGGCGGAAAATTCTGTTTTATGAGTGCAACTATTCATCCATTTGTTATAGAACAGTTGAAAGAATATGATATTGAAGTTTTAGAACCGGTTTTCAACAAGGAGAAAAAACATAAAATTAGATTAGAAGATAAACCATTAGAGGAACTGCAAGAGCAAATAATAAATGAATACCAAAAAGGCAAAAAAGTTTTAGTCATTACAAACACAGTTAAAAAATCTCAAGAATTATTTGGCCAATTAAAAGGCAAGGATTTAAATGTGAAACTCTTGCATTCTCTTTTTATTCAAAAAGATAGACAGAAAAAGGAAGAAGAAATTAAGAATCCAAAAGAACCTGTTATATGGATATCAACACAACTTGTAGAAGCTTCCCTTGATATAGATTACGACATCTTATTTACAGAAGTTGCAACTTTAGACGCATTAGTTCAAAGAATGGGAAGGGTATTTAGAAAAACAGGAAGAACCATAAAAGAGACTGATGAACCAAATATCATAATTGCCACACAAGAACCATCTGACAAAGGTAAAATCTATAATCCAGACATAAGGCAATTTACAATCAACTCTTTAGAAAGTTTTGATGGCAAAATTTTGAAAGACGAAAATAAGCAAGAACTTATGGAAGAAGTGTATGACACAGAAAAAATAAAAACTACAAAATTTTATGAAAAATTTCAGAAAAATATGGAATTATTAAATTTAGGTTTTGAAGCAGAAAACAAATCAGAAGCTCAAAAATTATTTAGAGATATTCTTAATATAAACGTAATTCCAGAAAAAATTTATCAGGAAAATTTAGAAGATATAGAAAGAGCAGTCGAGACTGCCCTTGATAAGTCAAAAAGCTATCCTGAAAAACTACAGGCATTTTATAAACTAAACCAATACACACTTAGTCTTCCTCTTTTCAGGATAAAAGATAACCTTCCCACTCAGATAACACCAAAC
- the cas8a1 gene encoding type I-B CRISPR-associated protein Cas8b1/Cst1, whose protein sequence is MERVYLGDWLYNAGIVGFLNINSHLWEIKDKRLVSKNENLLKFSDNYIEFNRKIFDGFAKRFFDYAFNQYGRYENLLKLFEEYIEDLNNSEDIENFEKLNKKYFQGKLKDNKELREKLPIEIFNRFDKILKSFKLLKEKLGKPPSKREIKKDKFNLIEVLQKAIKLMKKNKEEFWENDVQIYLRKIYGQKSFLNPSVKENRFKKFFTDFEEPLKENKVEKDDSYYCISCVERKAKKVVRKNYQEIVVFDTGVSKFYGLNPNAINFIWNFNPKLPLCEICEIIYFSYFAGLTPVKKDDETVYYFVNSDSSIDDLVRENQLLKNILTTEISENILLNFFTQIVLESSYREAVYTLQNIAVLELDLTNETMPKVYSFNLSREKAQFLKETKNKEDLRRFSKNYYKIKDTRISILPEIMYLILENKFYFNYLNKLLKFYIATQNNSKNYETNINPHQLQVLNSLIFRFLTNVIGGRTMKISENDMWTIYYKGKGLADLLKSKNAENKIQSISYKLLNALRIGNTREFMDVLIRTYMAYGEEIPSSFVKTLSDKETFYALGYSFLNGLLGEENQAKKQEEVNNNG, encoded by the coding sequence ATGGAAAGGGTTTATCTTGGAGATTGGCTTTATAACGCAGGAATTGTTGGCTTCTTAAATATAAATTCTCATTTGTGGGAAATAAAAGATAAGAGGTTGGTGTCAAAAAATGAAAATTTACTCAAGTTTAGTGATAACTACATAGAATTTAATAGAAAAATATTTGATGGTTTTGCAAAAAGGTTTTTTGATTATGCTTTTAATCAGTATGGAAGGTATGAAAATCTATTAAAACTTTTTGAAGAGTATATTGAAGACTTAAATAACTCAGAAGATATAGAAAACTTTGAGAAATTAAATAAAAAATATTTTCAAGGGAAATTAAAAGATAATAAAGAATTAAGAGAGAAACTTCCTATAGAAATATTTAATAGATTTGACAAGATATTAAAAAGTTTTAAGCTTTTAAAGGAAAAATTAGGGAAACCTCCTTCTAAAAGAGAGATAAAAAAAGACAAATTCAATCTAATTGAAGTTTTACAGAAAGCAATAAAACTTATGAAAAAAAACAAAGAAGAATTTTGGGAAAATGATGTTCAAATTTACCTAAGAAAAATCTATGGACAGAAGAGTTTCTTAAATCCTTCTGTAAAAGAAAACCGTTTTAAAAAGTTTTTTACAGATTTTGAAGAACCGCTAAAAGAAAATAAGGTTGAAAAAGATGATAGTTACTATTGTATATCTTGTGTTGAAAGGAAGGCAAAAAAAGTTGTTAGGAAGAATTATCAAGAAATAGTTGTTTTTGATACAGGTGTTTCAAAATTCTATGGATTAAATCCGAATGCTATCAATTTTATATGGAATTTTAATCCTAAACTGCCCCTTTGTGAAATTTGTGAGATTATTTATTTTTCATATTTTGCGGGGTTAACTCCAGTTAAAAAAGATGATGAGACAGTTTATTATTTTGTGAACTCCGATAGCTCCATAGACGATTTAGTTAGAGAAAATCAGCTATTGAAAAATATTTTAACTACAGAAATTTCTGAAAATATTCTCTTGAATTTCTTTACACAAATAGTTTTGGAAAGTTCCTATCGTGAAGCTGTTTACACTTTACAAAATATAGCGGTGTTAGAGCTTGACCTTACTAATGAAACAATGCCAAAAGTTTACTCATTTAATCTCTCAAGAGAAAAAGCTCAATTTTTGAAAGAAACTAAAAACAAAGAAGATTTAAGAAGGTTTTCAAAAAACTACTACAAAATCAAAGACACGAGAATTTCTATATTGCCTGAGATAATGTATTTAATATTAGAAAACAAGTTTTATTTTAATTACCTAAATAAACTCTTAAAGTTTTATATAGCAACCCAAAATAACTCCAAAAACTATGAAACAAATATAAATCCTCACCAACTTCAAGTTTTAAATAGCTTAATATTTAGATTTTTAACAAATGTTATAGGAGGGAGAACTATGAAAATTTCAGAAAATGATATGTGGACTATCTACTATAAAGGAAAAGGGCTGGCAGATTTACTAAAATCTAAAAATGCGGAGAATAAAATCCAGTCTATATCATACAAGCTTCTTAATGCTCTTAGGATTGGGAATACAAGAGAGTTTATGGATGTTTTAATTAGAACATATATGGCTTATGGAGAAGAAATTCCATCATCTTTTGTAAAAACCCTTTCAGACAAAGAAACTTTTTATGCCTTAGGATACAGCTTTTTAAATGGACTTTTAGGGGAAGAAAACCAAGCAAAAAAACAAGAGGAGGTTAATAATAATGGCTAA
- the cas7i gene encoding type I-B CRISPR-associated protein Cas7/Cst2/DevR gives MANPKPQGLTLSVIFDAMSLNYGEGVGHISELKKLSKSGELLSYESRQAIRYDIYRMLRELFNIPETPIKKRKDDKKETLQFDPNAKIDKYPEIDLFGYMKTVEGKNAKTRPAVVRISPAISLEPMFLDAEFGTNLNMVERARKLFPDKKDKINPDPFQFEHHLSLYSYTITIELDRVGEDPNDNISLEPSEKTRRVNMVLDVLKVLNRNIKGRMESLNPLFAIGGVYNVKNPFFMGRLKIQYNRETRKYLLDTSIIQSVLEMSFNGEKVKDNTHIGVVKGYWENEEEIQKLVDEDKFHNINDFFEALKQKVNDYYGV, from the coding sequence ATGGCTAATCCAAAACCACAAGGTTTAACACTTTCGGTAATATTTGATGCAATGAGCTTGAACTATGGGGAAGGTGTTGGACACATATCAGAATTAAAAAAATTATCAAAGTCTGGAGAACTACTCTCTTATGAATCAAGACAAGCGATAAGATACGATATTTATAGAATGTTAAGAGAATTATTCAATATTCCAGAAACCCCTATTAAGAAAAGAAAAGATGATAAAAAAGAAACATTACAATTTGATCCAAATGCGAAGATAGATAAATATCCAGAAATAGATTTATTTGGCTACATGAAAACAGTAGAGGGAAAAAATGCAAAAACAAGGCCAGCGGTTGTTAGAATATCTCCAGCTATTTCCCTTGAGCCTATGTTTTTAGATGCGGAGTTTGGAACGAACTTAAATATGGTAGAGAGAGCGCGTAAATTATTCCCAGATAAAAAAGATAAAATTAATCCAGATCCTTTCCAGTTTGAACATCATTTGTCTTTATACTCCTATACTATAACCATTGAGCTTGATAGAGTCGGTGAAGACCCTAACGATAATATTTCCCTTGAACCATCAGAAAAAACCAGAAGAGTAAATATGGTTTTAGATGTTTTGAAAGTTTTAAACAGAAACATAAAGGGTAGAATGGAAAGTTTAAATCCGTTATTTGCAATTGGTGGTGTTTACAATGTAAAAAATCCATTTTTTATGGGCAGATTAAAAATTCAATACAACAGAGAAACAAGGAAATATCTTTTAGATACTTCTATTATCCAGTCTGTCCTTGAAATGTCTTTTAACGGAGAAAAGGTAAAAGATAACACTCATATTGGTGTGGTTAAAGGATATTGGGAAAATGAAGAAGAAATACAAAAACTTGTTGATGAAGATAAATTCCACAATATAAACGACTTTTTTGAAGCATTAAAACAAAAAGTAAATGATTATTACGGTGTATAA